AAATTTGAATTGATAAGGAGAAGCTTAAAAGGAATCAGAACatgaaaatctttttatttatttcaaggATATACCTCTACTAATGATATCATAGACACCAATTGGATGACAGAGATCTTTCTTCACTCGGCAAAACAACTGAAGAAATAACCAAATTTTCCGTTACCCTCAATACCGTACTCTACCTGGAGAGAAAAATGTGATTGATAAAACTAATCTAAATAGGGAAGAAAGAACCATCTAACCTCATGCCTTTCTTCAAGCAAAGTGTGGCGGAAAAACTCAGGAGGTTGATCATATAAAACTCTGGCACTGTATTTCAATTAAGAAAGTTACTGCATATAAAATCAGAGCCAAAATGTTGCAGGTTATGTATGATCTATGAGCCATTTAATCTCTCACCTCACTCCCCAGTTCTGTTCCAATTCATGTTGCATTGCTTTAGTCACACAGAGCGAACCTGTCGCCATCTCTCCGTAACGCCTCTCAAACCTGAAGCAATGCAAATAATACCACTTTCAACCTTAGAGATAAAGAACTTCCATATATAGTTTAAAAGCCACTATAATTGGTTTGTGTGAGTACTTACCAGCGGTATAAGGATACAAAGACATTGTTTCTTCCTAAAGACAATGCCAACAATGTATATCCAAAATTATGCCAATCTACAACAAAAGCCGCACGCCTCCATGAACTCGCCCACTTGACAGCAATTAGCGTTGGAACGGAAGGTGGATTCTGCAGAAACAACTCTCCTGTAACTCCTGCAAAGATTTGCAAGAAAAacaagatagatagatagatagatattaCCTGAACCAAGAAAACGTCGGGTGCTGGCACTTTAACGAAAAGGAACCAGAGAAGCATTGTAAACTGAATAAATGCCTTGAGCAAGAGAGTTACGGGATACAGTATCTTTGGCAAGAGGTTAATGAATCTAGGCTGCGCCTGTTTCACACACCGCCAATAGAAAGAAACAAATGATCATGATCATGATGATGGATCAAGCAGTTTATGATTTGAAGGAAGAATAATACCATGGTATGGATGTGGATTGATGGGTGGTTCAAAACAGCTTCATGAGGTATTGAACCTATTTAAAAACAATGCAACTTTGGAGAGTCACAAGAGCTTGGAAAAATAGCACTAAATTGTGAATCTTTTTTATACCTCCGGAAGCAACAATGTCCACTTGAAGTGATGCCTGTATTGATTATTATTGAAAAGCTAagggttttaaaaaaaactaagtgGATCAAAGCCAATAGAAGAAGAAGTGATCAAATACAGTAAAATGAGAGGTGAACCTGACGAGCAAGAGAGAGGGCGTGATATTGCATACGAGGACTTCGACCAAGATCACCAAGCACTACTACACAAGCTCTTCCTCTCTTCCCCATCGTTTCCTAAAATCTCAATCACAAAGTTTAGCATTTGATCCAACAGCTCAGATCATATTGATACTCTCTACTACTGATCCACGAGAAACTATAATCAATCAACACTTTCAGTGAGAAGATTCTATATGCAAAGTTCAAAATCGATTACAGATCaaacacaaaatttaaaaatcaaatcttaCGGTGTCTTCGTCTATGATG
The Raphanus sativus cultivar WK10039 chromosome 1, ASM80110v3, whole genome shotgun sequence DNA segment above includes these coding regions:
- the LOC108812497 gene encoding UDP-glycosyltransferase TURAN, with translation MGKRGRACVVVLGDLGRSPRMQYHALSLARQASLQVDIVASGGSIPHEAVLNHPSIHIHTMAQPRFINLLPKILYPVTLLLKAFIQFTMLLWFLFVKVPAPDVFLVQNPPSVPTLIAVKWASSWRRAAFVVDWHNFGYTLLALSLGRNNVFVSLYRWFERRYGEMATGSLCVTKAMQHELEQNWGVSARVLYDQPPEFFRHTLLEERHELFCRVKKDLCHPIGVYDIISRELENQELNETLFTTKVNDETSLKQNRPALVVSSTSWTPDENFGILLEAAVMYDRRVAARSEGTDTAEQHLYPNLLFIITGKGPEKEMYEEKIKRLNLKHVAFRTMWLLAEDYPLLLGSADLGVCLHTSSSGLDLPMKVVDMFGCGLPVCSVSYSCIQELVKDGQNGLLFSSSSELADQLLILFKGFPGNCDALMSLKAGAMETGSSGRWATEWEDCAKPLITQVVSQNAD